Proteins found in one Plasmodium sp. gorilla clade G2 genome assembly, chromosome: 14 genomic segment:
- a CDS encoding microsomal signal peptidase protein, putative, which yields MNVIKYIISIIKHTFVCLKSNQMDYCGQNLAYTIRNIIFGISTIISIVVGYYKQSLELSTYIILGGTALASILIIPTWPMYNRHNIEWEKSNNSSNDKKRK from the exons atgaatgtaataaaatatattataagcaTAATTAAACATACTTTTGTTTGCCTAAAATCCAATCAAATG GATTATTGTGGTCAAAATCTTGCCTATACtattagaaatattatttttggtATTAGTacaataatatcaatagtTGTTGGATATTATAAACAGAGCTTAGAATTGagcacatatataatattaggaGGGACCGCCTTAGCAAgcatt tTAATAATCCCAACTTGGCCAATGTATAATCGACACAATATTGAATGGGAGAAAAGTAACAATTCATCAAATgataaaaagagaaaataa